The proteins below come from a single Falco rusticolus isolate bFalRus1 chromosome 8, bFalRus1.pri, whole genome shotgun sequence genomic window:
- the NDST1 gene encoding bifunctional heparan sulfate N-deacetylase/N-sulfotransferase 1, with product MTVLARARRGIWQLSPQVVLLVLFALCLLSVFVSAYYLYGWKRGLEPSGDVAGPDCDEPKVAPSRLLPLKTLKVADSSRTDPLVLVFVESLYSQLGQEIVAILESSRFKYRTEIAPGKGDMPTLTDKDRGRFALIIYENILKYVNLDAWNRELLDKYCVEYGVGIIGFFKANENSLLSAQLKGFPLFLHSNLALKDCSINPKSPLLYITRPSEVEKGVLPGEDWTVFQSNHSTYEPVLLAKTKSAESIPHMSVDAALHTTVMQDLGLHDGIQRVLFGNNLNFWLHKLVFVDSVSFLTGKRLSLPLDRYILVDIDDIFVGKEGTRMKVEDVKALFDTQNELRTHIPNFTFNLGYSGKFFHTGTDAEDEGDDLLLSYVREFWWFPHMWSHMQPHLFHNQSVLAEQMTLNKKFAVEHGIPTDMGYAVAPHHSGVYPVHVQLYEAWKQVWSIKVTSTEEYPHLKPARYRRGFIHNGIMVLPRQTCGLFTHTIFYNEYPGGSSELDKIINGGELFLTVLLNPISIFMTHLSNYGNDRLGLYTFKHLVRFLNSWTNLKLQTLPPVQLAQKYFQIFSEEKDPLWQDPCEDKRHKDIWSKEKTCDRFPKLLIIGPQKTGTTALYLFLGMHPDLSSNYPSSETFEEIQFFNGHNYHKGIDWYMEFFPIPSNTTSDFYFEKSANYFDSEVAPRRAAALLSKAKVITILINPADRAYSWYQHQRAHDDPVALKYTFHEVITAGPEAAPRLRTLQNRCLVPGWYATHIERWLNSYHANQILVLDGKLLRTEPAKVMETVQKFLGVTNFIDYHKTLAFDPKKGFWCQLLDGGKTKCLGKSKGRKYPEMDSDSRTFLRDYYRDHNIELSKLLYKMGQTLPTWLREELQSTR from the exons ATGACTGTGCTGGCCAGGGCCCGGCGGGGTATCTGGCAGCTCTCTCCGCAGGTGGTGTTGCTCGTGCTCTTTGCCTTATGCCTGCTCAGTGTTTTTGTCTCTGCGTATTATTTATATGGGTGGAAAAGGGGCTTGGAGCCCTCTGGGGACGTGGCAGGGCCGGACTGCGACGAGCCCAAGGTTGCCCCTTCCCGCTTGCTGCCACTGAAGACCCTCAAGGTGGCTGACTCCTCCCGCACAGACCCCTTGGTGCTGGTCTTCGTGGAGAGCCTCTACTCCCAGCTGGGCCAGGAGATCGTGGCCATTTTGGAGTCGAGCCGCTTCAAATACAGGACGGAGATTGCCCCGGGGAAGGGGGACATGCCCACGCTGACCGACAAGGACCGGGGACGCTTTGCACTCATCATCTATGAGAACATCCTCAAGTATGTCAACCTGGACGCCTGGAATCGGGAGCTGCTGGACAAGTACTGTGTGGAGTACGGTGTGGGCATCATCGGCTTCTTCAAG GCCAATGAGAACAGCCTGCTGAGTGCCCAGTTGAAGGgcttccccctcttcctccacTCCAACCTGGCGCTGAAGGACTGCAGCATCAACCCCAAGTCACCCTTGCTGTACATCACACGCCCCAGCGAGGTGGAGAAAGGCGTGCTCCCCGGGGAGGACTGGACTGTCTTCCAGTCCAACCACTCCACTTACGAGCCTGTCCTCTTGGCCAAAACCAAGTCGGCCGAATCCATCCCGCACATGAGTGTAGACGCAGCGCTGCACACCACCGTGATGCAGGACCTGGGCCTCCACGATGGCATCCAGAGGGTGCTCTTCGGCAACAACCTCAACTTCTGGCTGCACAAGCTGGTCTTCGTGGACTCTGTCTCCTTCCTGACAGGCAAGaggctctccctgcccctcGACCGCTACATCCTGGTGGACATTGATGACATCTTTGTGGGCAAGGAGGGCACGCGCATGAAGGTGGAAGATGTCAAG GCGCTGTTTGACACACAGAATGAGCTGCGCACCCACATCCCGAACTTCACCTTCAACTTGGGATACTCAGGGAAATTCTTCCACACGG GTACCGATGCCGAGGACGAAGGCGATGACCTGCTGCTCTCCTACGTGAGGGAGTTCTGGTGGTTCCCCCACATGTGGAGCCACATGCAGCCTCACCTCTTCCACAACCAGTCGGTTCTTGCTGAGCAGATGACCTTAAACAAGAAATTCGCTGTC GAGCACGGCATCCCCACTGACATGGGGTATGCCGTGGCCCCCCACCACTCGGGCGTGTACCCTGTCCATGTGCAGTTGTACGAAGCTTGGAAGCAGGTTTGGTCAATCAAAGTGACGAGCACGGAGGAGTACCCCCACCTGAAACCTGCTCGCTATCGCCGTGGCTTCATCCACAATGGCATCATG GTACTCCCCCGGCAAACCTGTGGCCTCTTCACGCACACCATTTTCTACAACGAATACCCCGGTGGCTCCAGTGAGCTGGACAAAATCATCAATGGGGGTGAACTGTTCCTGACCGTGCTCCTTAACCCT ATCAGCATCTTCATGACCCATCTGTCCAATTATGGCAACGACCGCCTGGGCTTGTACACCTTCAAGCACCTGGTCCGCTTCCTCAACTCTTGGACCAACTTGAAGCTGCAGACGTTACCACCCGTGCAACTGGCACAGAAATACTTCCAGATCTTCTCCGAGGAGAAGGACCCTCTGTGGCAG GATCCCTGTGAAGACAAACGTCACAAAGACATTTGGTCCAAAGAAAAGACCTGTGACCGATTCCCAAAGCTTCTCATAATTGGGCCTCAAAAAACAG GAACAACTGCCCTTTATCTCTTCTTGGGGATGCACCCGGACCTGAGCAGCAACTACCCCAGCTCGGAGACCTTCGAGGAGATACAGTTCTTCAACGGACACAACTATCACAAGGGCATTGACTG GTACATGGAGttcttccccatcccctccaACACCACCTCTGACTTCTACTTCGAGAAAAGTGCCAACTACTTTGACTCTGAAGTGGCTCCCCGGCGAGCTGCGGCCCTGCTCTCCAAGGCCAAAGTCATCACCATCCTCATCAATCCTGCAGATCGAGCCTACTCCTGGTATCAG CACCAGCGAGCTCACGATGACCCAGTTGCCCTGAAATACACCTTCCATGAGGTGATCACGGCGGGACCCGAGGCTGCTCCAAGGCTCCGGACCCTGCAGAATCGCTGCCTGGTGCCAGGCTGGTACGCCACCCACATCGAGCGCTGGCTGAACAGCTACCATGCCAACCAG ATCCTGGTCCTGGACGGCAAGCTGCTCCGAACGGAACCCGCCAAAGTGATGGAGACGGTCCAGAAATTCCTCGGTGTGACCAACTTCATTGATTATCACAAGACCCTGGC GTTTGATCCAAAGAAAGGATTCTGGTGTCAGCTTCTGGatggagggaaaacaaaatgcttggGAAAGAGCAAAGGGAGGAAGTACCCTGAGATGGATTCAGAT TCACGCACCTTCCTGCGGGACTATTACAGGGACCATAACATCGAGCTCTCCAAGCTCCTGTACAAAATGGGGCAGACGCTGCCCACCTGGCTGCgggaggagctgcagagcaccagGTAG